A single genomic interval of Cupriavidus sp. MP-37 harbors:
- a CDS encoding PilX N-terminal domain-containing pilus assembly protein gives MTRAQSACFRAGAAPRGYVLIIGLLFLLILSLLSVTMFRGFGLQEKIAGNTREKQRAFEAAQGALQYGEWWLGRGNGSAGAACNTVIDANDPANLQVCANALADPANLPWTPARADYLPPSMSLAAAGRPGGMTGNDINYARAPSLYIHYLGLSPDGLSMLFRVTGAGYGGSDGTAAVVQSTYQLGAGTKDLGKE, from the coding sequence ATGACACGCGCCCAGTCCGCCTGTTTCCGCGCCGGCGCCGCGCCGCGCGGCTATGTCCTGATCATCGGCCTGCTGTTCCTGCTGATCCTGTCGCTGCTGTCGGTGACGATGTTCCGCGGCTTCGGCCTGCAGGAGAAGATCGCCGGCAACACCCGCGAGAAGCAGCGCGCGTTCGAGGCCGCGCAGGGCGCGCTGCAATACGGCGAATGGTGGCTGGGGCGCGGCAATGGCTCCGCCGGCGCGGCCTGCAATACCGTGATCGATGCCAACGATCCGGCCAACCTGCAGGTCTGCGCCAACGCGCTGGCGGACCCGGCCAACCTGCCGTGGACGCCGGCCCGGGCCGACTATCTGCCGCCGTCGATGAGCCTCGCGGCGGCCGGCCGCCCGGGAGGGATGACCGGCAACGACATCAACTACGCGCGCGCGCCCAGCCTCTACATCCACTATCTGGGCTTGTCGCCGGATGGCCTGTCGATGCTGTTCCGCGTGACCGGCGCCGGCTACGGCGGCAGCGACGGCACCGCCGCGGTGGTGCAGAGCACCTACCAGCTTGGCGCGGGCACCAAAGACCTCGGGAAAGAGTGA
- a CDS encoding PilW family protein — protein MRSRPRIPRGLPCRTQAGVSLVEVLVAMVIALFMLAALMTVFLNLRGTVRDQERLAALQDSERLVMTMLANTVQSAGYFPDPLNQVAADALPALAGGAFGDFAAGQALVGQSGADGASDTLTARFVTASGDGIMNCQGTANTSGANVAYLNTFAVNAANELTCAVNGGAPVPLAGGITALRVRYGTDSGNGGNVDTYLSASAVTAGALWGQVRSARVTLTFANPFAGQPGQPATLGWTQTISLMNRP, from the coding sequence ATGAGATCCAGACCTCGAATTCCGCGCGGCTTGCCTTGCCGCACGCAGGCCGGTGTTTCGCTGGTCGAGGTGCTGGTGGCGATGGTGATCGCGCTGTTCATGCTGGCGGCGCTGATGACGGTGTTCCTCAACCTGCGCGGCACCGTGCGCGACCAGGAGCGGCTGGCCGCGCTGCAGGACAGCGAGCGCCTGGTGATGACGATGCTGGCCAACACGGTGCAGTCGGCGGGGTATTTCCCCGATCCGCTCAACCAGGTGGCGGCGGACGCCTTGCCGGCGCTGGCGGGCGGCGCCTTCGGCGATTTCGCCGCGGGGCAGGCCCTCGTCGGGCAATCCGGCGCCGACGGCGCCAGCGATACGCTGACGGCGCGCTTTGTCACCGCCAGCGGCGACGGCATCATGAACTGCCAGGGCACGGCCAATACCTCGGGCGCCAACGTCGCCTACCTCAACACCTTTGCGGTCAATGCCGCCAACGAGCTGACCTGCGCGGTCAACGGCGGCGCGCCGGTGCCGCTGGCCGGCGGCATCACGGCGCTGCGGGTGCGCTACGGCACCGACAGCGGCAACGGCGGCAACGTCGACACCTACCTGAGCGCCAGCGCCGTCACCGCGGGCGCACTGTGGGGGCAGGTGCGCAGCGCGCGCGTGACGCTGACCTTTGCCAACCCCTTCGCCGGCCAGCCCGGCCAGCCGGCCACGCTCGGCTGGACCCAGACCATCAGCCTGATGAACCGCCCATGA